A stretch of Brachyhypopomus gauderio isolate BG-103 chromosome 3, BGAUD_0.2, whole genome shotgun sequence DNA encodes these proteins:
- the kat6a gene encoding histone acetyltransferase KAT6A isoform X1 translates to MVKLANPLYTTWILEAIKKVKRQKQRPSEERICNAVSMSHGLDRKTVLEHLELSVKDGSILKVSNKGLNSYKDPDNPGRLALPKPRGGAGGGGGSVGGSVSGGGGGTAPSSSKKPGLDWNKLIKRALEGLHEPGGSTLKSVERFLKCQADVAATLSGSSALGPGLFHQQLRLALRRAVAHGRVNKQGPLFRLVSRSSHGDGTGCVSLDSLPPVRLLPHEKDRPVAEPIPICSFCLGTKEQNRDKKPEELISCADCGNSGHPSCLKFSPELTTRVRALWWQCIECKTCSSCQDQGKNAENMLFCDSCDRGFHMECCDPPLTRMPKGMWVCQICRPRKKGRKLLHEKAAQIKRRYNAPLGRPKGRPGRPFKKLRGGGRGRRRRCPVGVDHRSQGSSSPHSSSSSSCEGYPGDDRLLFSHQEDDSSHGGLRFNKKTKGLIDALTKFFTPSPDGRKARAEVVDYSQQYRIRKKGGRKGDPDDRTGAGHDGDNQECGDDWRDEEEKLPGHENLTEKDVELFRHIQQLALQKVGVTGPPDPQMRCPSVIEFGKYEIQTWYSSPYPQEYSRLPKLYLCEFCLRYMKSRSILYQHMRKCTWFHPPANEIYRKDNVSVFEVDGNVSTIYCQNLCLLAKLFLDHKTLYYDVEPFLFYVLTQNDSKGCHLVGYFSKEKHCQQKYNVSCIMILPQYQRRGYGRFLIDFSYLLSKREGQPGSPEKPLSDLGRLSYAAYWNSVVLECLHKVRDRKLTIRRLSKITGICPQDITATLQSLNMLEYRGSRLVLVRREKLVASHASRLQARPRLLEVDPDCLRWTPVIVTNTVVSEDEGDEDEDGEEENDKEVNSSHKSPPLPWSARGERDEDEDRKCFPSYPNNQSSSATSPLRNSLPCPESAAPQANGERRGRGRPPKNWPWGKVKDRPRAGPGRPRKIRPEEDEDEEYTSLPNKAPAPSVSPPTLFASENETNSACPRPTDAARHPAVPPPRSRGRPPRKKRGPKRRLSEGPGEGMPPLPLATRLSEPLASQQSCSSESSEDDDDDYDEEMGTCSPPVLTKPTLGLKCKKPLRKRRIRQRSHPHSSVVTETISETTEVLDEPFVDSDSERPMPRLEEETPFGHTLRCYPPARKHLDPTPKRVRPPNLSESEEDDSTPVLKPVTGLRRPEQAEALEQEGPPAATAEAPAKKKKGWPKGKSRKPMCWKKRPGRKPGCVAGQPADSGLTAPSSEDPPPPKIKGKPGRKPRSYYLQRAQEEAARQELERGGGGQLGPDQPALEDRGCKRKSLTSDPDSEKRKDSDEEDDFIQKMRDAPKPRRRGRPPKNPGLQLPAPKPLPASEPDEEEEEEDEEEEEDQAWAGEKPSRPPSRSLSQSSGSRVPPTRDGDVADPEEDEEREDEDQSGSRSRRVAAVPSSGSRRSDDHDADDEGDGRLEEKRDGAKRGKSPASDDEDEELEDEEEEPSSPVRSPPVKEEPQTGEGFLDVQVSVARDYVSKQEEEEDEEDEPEEVKTGSVDAQDERRRREQEESSAAAAAAVETVTSIAAPSDPPDLRPMEDKSVLLMNSEHPHASTEFKDELGHHAHDHHHHHHHHHPHHHSHPHHSSELDLETVQAVQSLTQGEAQDEETESHGAYQDCEETLAACRTLQSYSHGEGEDEALAMVDDCGASQHSSPMPNPPLPPLASQSVRSVNSPGMTPGPLDAGPGVAVASGAGGGAGGGYTQITPEHPGSLSAPSLQNMETSPMMDVPSVSDHSQQVVDSGFSDLGSIESTTENYDNPSSYDSTMGGAAGGGGNAGTGGGMSVPPVGPATASSSASSSSSTPSSSSSQGNSCSFVSAPGLPSSASVVVSSQLTIGGCGLIQQAGPGPNGGPNAGPGSNGAGGAGGPVPQPPPPPPPPATNTPGCGIKSPQSCVVIDRPPSATQQQQQQVQQKKVAQQQQQQPPPPPSGPPPPPPQQQPLSQCSMGNGFASTPMIMEIPESAAGGGGGGGRSLYDRMGGDFGAGGYAQPSATFSLAKLQQLTNTIMDPHNMPYSHSAAVTSYATSVSLSNPGLAQLTSSPHPPLPQTQPTMTPPPNLSSGSMNLASPLIQCNMPGPNIGLPPPPHAQRLQGQMATVKGHIAIRSKASQIPAGSHQQQLYGRSSSTVAMQSSPRTLTVQRGMMTNLMPTPAYNSMNMNPLNAAMSAGYRMTQPMMNSGYHGNPPYMNQPAQYPMQMQMGMMGGQYTQQPMQPNHHGNMMYAAPSHHSYAGVPKQSPYMSR, encoded by the exons ATGGTGAAACTGGCCAACCCGCTGTACACCACATGGATCCTGGAGGCCATCAAGAAGGTGAAGCGTCAGAAGCAGCGGCCCTCCGAGGAGCGCATCTGCAACGCCGTGTCCATGTCGCACGGGCTGGACCGCAAGACCGTGCTGGAGCACCTGGAACTCAGCGTGAAGGACGGCTCCATCCTCAAGGTCTCCAACAAGGGGCTCAACTCCTACAAGGACCCCGACAACCCCGGACGCCTGGCCCTCCCCAAACCCAGGGGTGGGGCAGGGGGTGGAGGCGGGTCCGTGGGCGGGTCTGTAAGCGGGGGCGGTGGCGGCACCGCCCCCAGTTCTTCCAAGAAGCCAGGCCTGGACTGGAACAAGCTGATCAAACGGGCCCTGGAGGGTCTGCACGAGCCCGGCGGGTCCACGCTGAAGAGCGTCGAGCGCTTCCTAAAGTGTCAGGCGGACGTGGCGGCCACCCTGTCGGGCAGCAGCGCCTTGGGCCCGGGGCTCTTCCACCAGCAGCTGAGGCTGGCACTGAGGCGGGCCGTCGCCCACGGACGCGTCAACAAACAGGGCCCGCTCTTCCGATTGGTCAGCCGTAGTTCCCACGGTGATGGCACCGGCTGCGTCTCGCTGGACTCGCTGCCTCCTGTCCGGCTGCTTCCCCACGAGAAGGACCGG cCTGTAGCTGAGCCCATCCCCATCTGTAGTTTCTGTTTGGGGACCAAAGAGCAGAACCGAGATAAGAAGCCTGAGGAGCTCATCTCCTGTGCAGACTGTGGTAACAGTG GCCACCCGTCCTGTCTGAAGTTCTCCCCGGAGCTGACGACGCGGGTCCGAGCCCTGTGGTGGCAATGCATCGAGTGTAAGACCTGCAGCAGCTGCCAGGACCAGGGCAAGAACGCG GAAAACATGTTGTTTTGTGACTCGTGTGATCGAGGTTTCCACATGGAATGTTGTGACCCACCATTGACGCGAATGCCAAAAg gtaTGTGGGTCTGCCAGATCTGCAGGCCCAGGAAGAAAGGCCGGAAGCTCCTGCACGAGAAGGCGGCACAGATCAAACGGCGCTACAACGCTCCACTGGGCCGGCCCAAGGGCAG aCCTGGTCGCCCCTTTAAGAAACTACGAGGTGGTGGGCGGGGCCGTCGGAGGCGATGCCCGGTGGGCGTCGACCACCGCTCTCAAGGCTCCTCCTCCCCGCACTCTTCCTCCAGCTCGTCGTGCGAGGGTTACCCTGGCGACGACCGGCTGCTGTTCTCGCACCAGGAGGACGACTCGTCGCATGGCGGCCTGCGCTTCAACAAGAAGACGAAGGGGCTGATCGACGCCCTCACCAAGTTCTTCACGCCGTCGCCGGACGGCAGGAAGGCCCGCGCCGAGGTGGTGGACTACTCCCAGCAGTACCGAATCCGCAAGAAGGGAGGTCGCAAAGGAGACCCCGACGACCGCACGGGGGCGGGGCACGACGGAG aCAATCAGGAGTGTGGCGATGACtggagagatgaggaggagaAGCTGCCTGGTCATGAGAACCTAACCGAGAAGGACGTGGAGCTCTTCAGGCACATCCAGCAGTTAGCACTACAG AAGGTTGGGGTGACTGGCCCCCCAGACCCCCAGATGCGATGCCCATCTGTGATTGAATTTGGGAAGTATGAGATCCAGACGTGGTACTCGTCTCCGTACCCACAGGAGTACAgccg aCTTCCTAAGCTCTACCTGTGTGAGTTCTGTCTGCGTTACATGAAGAGCCGCAGTATCCTATACCAGCACATGCGCAAATGCACCTGGTTCCACCCGCCCGCCAACGAGATCTACAGGAAGGACAACGTCTCTGTCTTTGAG GTGGATGGGAATGTGAGCACAATATATTGTCAGAACCTGTGTTTACTGGCCAAACTCTTCCTGGATCATAAGACCCTGTACTACGACGTCGAGCCCTTCCTCTTCTATGTGCTCACGCAGAACGACTCCAAAGGTTGCCACCTGGTGGGCTACTTCTCCAAG GAGAAACATTGCCAACAGAAGTACAACGTCTCCTGCATCATGATCCTCCCTCAGTACCAGCGCCGAGGTTACGGCCGTTTCCTCATCGACTTCA GTTATCTTCTGTCTAAGCGGGAGGGCCAGCCCGGTTCTCCGGAGAAGCCTCTGTCGGACCTGGGTCGCCTGTCCTACGCGGCCTACTGGAACAGTGTGGTTCTGGAGTGTCTGCACAAGGTGCGGGACAGGAAGCTCACCATACGCAGACTTAGCAAGATCACTGGCATCTGCCCTCAGGACATCACAGCCACTCTGCAGAGCCTCAACATGCTGGAGTACAGGGGGAGCAG ACTGGTGCTGGTTCGCAGGGAGAAACTGGTGGCATCACATGCGTCCCGCCTTCAGGCCCGCCCTCGGCTGCTTGAGGTGGACCCTGATTGCTTACGCTGGACGCCAGTCATCGTCACCAACACGGTGGTGTCGGAGGACGAAGGGGACGAGGATgaggatggagaggaggaaaacGACAAAGAG GTGAACTCCAGCCACAAGAGCCCTCCACTGCCCTGGAGTGCCAGAGGTGAACGCGATGAAGACGAGGACAGGAAGTGCTTCCCCTCGTATCCCAACAACCAGAGCTCCTCGGCCACGTCGCCACTACGCAACAGCCTGCCGTGCCCCGAGAGCGCCGCCCCGCAGGCCAATGGGGAGCGCAGGGGTCGGGGTCGCCCTCCCAAGAACTGGCCGTGGGGCAAAGTTAAGGACCGACCTCGTGCCGGTCCGGGGAGGCCCCGGAAAATCAGGCCTGAGGAAGACGAGGATGAGGAATACACGTCTCTGCCAAACAAGGCCCCTGCTCCGTCCGTGTCTCCGCCTACCCTCTTCGCCTCCGAGAACGAGACGAACTCTGCCTGCCCCCGGCCCACGGACGCGGCGCGGCACCCTGCGGTTCCGCCGCCCCGCAGCAGGGGGCGCCCGCCGCGGAAGAAACGCGGGCCCAAGCGCAGGCTGAGCGAGGGCCCGGGGGAGGGCATGCCCCCGTTGCCCTTGGCAACTAGGCTTAGCGAGCCATTGGCTTCTCAACAGTCTTGCTCCAGTGAGAGCAGCGAGGATGATGACGATGACTACGATGAAGAGATGGGCACCTGCTCCCCTCCTGTCTTAACCAAACCAACGTTAGGGCTCAAATGCAAG AAGCCTCTGCGAAAGCGACGCATACGTCAGCGTAGCCACCCACACAGCAGCGTGGTCACAGAGACGATCTCCGAGACGACGGAGGTCCTGGACGAGCCTTTTGTGGACTCTGACTCGGAGAGGCCCATGCCCCGCCTAGAGGAGGAGACTCCATTTGGCCACACCCTCCGTTGCTACCCACCTGCCCGGAAACACTTGGACCCCACCCCAAAAAGGGTCCGCCCTCCCAACCTCTCGGAGTCTGAGGAGGACG ATTCCACTCCGGTGCTGAAGCCCGTAACGGGCCTGCGGAGACCGGAACAAGCGGAGGCGTTGGAGCAGGAAGGCCCGCCGGCCGCCACCGCGGAGGCCCCGGCCAAGAAGAAGAAGGGCTGGCCCAAGGGCAAGAGCCGCAAGCCAATGTGCTGGAAGAAGCGTCCTGGGAGGAAGCCCGGATGCGTGGCAGGCCAGCCTGCCGACTCCGGCCTGACCGCCCCCTCCTCCGAGGACCCGCCACCCCCCAAGATCAAGGGGAAACCTGGCAGGAAGCCGCGGAGCTACTACCTGCAGCGCGCCCAGGAAGAGGCGGCCAGACAGGAGCTGGAGAGAGGTGGCGGGGGTCAGCTGGGGCCGGACCAGCCCGCTCTGGAGGACCGGGGCTGCAAGAGGAAAAGCCTGACGTCCGACCCAGACTCGGAGAAGCGTAAGGACTCTGATGAGGAAGACGATTTTATCCAGAAGATGAGGGACGCGCCCAAGCCACGGAGGCGGGGTCGGCCGCCGAAGAACCCCGGCCTCCAGCTGCCTGCCCCCAAACCTCTGCCGGCGTCCGAGcctgatgaggaagaggaggaagaggacgaggaggaggaggaagatcaAGCATGGGCGGGGGAGAAACCCAGCCGTCCACCCTCGCGTTCCCTGTCGCAGTCTTCTGGCTCCAGAGTCCCTCCGACCAGAGACGGAGATGTGGCCGACccggaggaagatgaggagagggaggacgAAGATCAAAGTGGCTCCAGAAGCCGGAGGGTGGCGGCAGTGCCGAGCTCCGGTAGCCGGCGGAGCGACGATCACGACGCGGACGACGAAGGCGACGGCCGCCTGGAAGAGAAACGAGACGGCGCCAAACGAGGAAAGAGCCCCGCCTCCGACGACGAAGACGAAGAGCTggaggacgaggaagaggagccTTCATCTCCCGTCCGATCGCCACCCGTGAAGGAGGAGCCCCAGACGGGGGAAGGTTTTTTAGACGTGCAGGTGAGCGTGGCGAGGGACTACGTCAgcaagcaggaggaggaggaagatgaggaggacgAGCCAGAGGAGGTGAAGACGGGCTCGGTCGACGCCCAGGACGAGCGGCGACGGAGGGAGCAGGAGGAGTCGTCGGCGGCCGCGGCGGCCGCCGTGGAGACCGTGACGTCCATCGCGGCCCCGTCTGACCCGCCGGACCTGCGGCCGATGGAGGACAAGTCCGTCCTGCTGATGAATTCCGAGCATCCGCACGCGAGCACCGAATTCAAGGACGAGCTGGGCCACCACGCGCAcgaccatcaccaccaccaccatcaccaccacccccaccaccactcccacccacaccacagcaGCGAGCTGGACCTGGAGACCGTCCAGGCCGTCCAGTCGCTCACGCAAGGCGAAGCCCAGGACGAGGAAACGGAGTCCCACGGGGCCTACCAGGACTGCGAGGAGACGCTGGCCGCTTGCCGCACCCTCCAGAGCTACAGCCACGGCGAGGGGGAGGACGAGGCGCTGGCTATGGTGGACGACTGTGGTGCGTCCCAACACAGCAGCCCCATGCCCAACCCTCCCCTGCCCCCTTTAGCTAGCCAGTCCGTACGCTCCGTCAACAGCCCGGGTATGACGCCGGGGCCCCTCGACGCGGGGCCAGGGGTGGCCGTGGCGTCTGGGGCGGGTGGGGGCGCGGGCGGGGGCTACACCCAGATCACCCCCGAGCACCCCGGCTCGCTGTCGGCTCCGTCGCTGCAGAACATGGAGACGTCGCCCATGATGGACGTGCCGTCCGTGTCCGACCACTCCCAACAGGTGGTGGACAGCGGCTTCAGCGACCTGGGCAGCATCGAGAGCACCACGGAGAACTACGACAACCCCAGCAGCTACGACTCCACCATGGGTGGAGCTGCAGGGGGCGGAGGCAACGCGGGGACCGGAGGCGGGATGTCCGTACCGCCGGTGGGGCCCGCCACGGCGTCGTCGTccgcctcctcttcctcgtccaCGCCGTCCTCCTCGTCCTCGCAGGGCAACAGCTGCTCCTTCGTCTCTGCGCCCGGACTCCCGTCTTCCGCCTCCGTGGTCGTCAGCTCTCAGCTCACCATAGGGGGCTGCGGGCTGATTCAGCAGGCCGGTCCCGGCCCAAACGGCGGCCCCAACGCCGGCCCCGGCTCAAACGGCGCTGGTGGAGCGGGCGGTCCTGtcccacaacccccacctccacctcctccacccgccaCAAACACTCCCGGCTGTGGCATCAAGTCGCCGCAGAGCTGCGTTGTTATCGACAGGCCACCGAGTGCCACCCAACAGCAGCAACAGCAGGTGCAGCAGAAGAAGGTTGCCCAGCAACAACAGCAACAGCCCCCGCCCCCACCCTCGGGGCCGCCGCCCCCTCCGCCCCAGCAGCAGCCCCTCTCCCAGTGCAGCATGGGAAACGGATTCGCATCCACCCCCATGATCATGGAGATTCCCGAGAGCGCGGCGGGCGGAGGCGGAggcggtgggcggagcctgtacGACCGCATGGGCGGAGACTTCGGGGCGGGCGGCTACGCCCAGCCCTCGGCCACCTTCAGCTTGGCCAAGCTGCAGCAGCTCACCAACACCATCATGGACCCCCACAACATGCCTTACTCCCACTCGGCCGCCGTCACCTCCTACGCCACCAGCGTCTCGCTGTCCAACCCCGGCCTGGCCCAGCtcacctcctccccccacccgcccctcccccagacCCAACCCACCATGACCCCTCCCCCAAACCTGTCCTCCGGCTCCATGAACCTGGCCTCCCCCCTGATCCAGTGCAACATGCCGGGCCCCAACATCGGCCTCCCCCCCCCGCCGCACGCCCAGCGCCTGCAGGGTCAGATGGCCACGGTGAAGGGCCACATCGCCATCCGCTCCAAGGCCTCCCAGATCCCGGCCGGCTCGCACCAGCAGCAGCTGTACGGACGCAGCTCGAGCACCGTGGCCATGCAGAGCTCGCCGCGCACGCTGACCGTCCAGCGGGGCATGATGACCAACCTCATGCCCACGCCGGCCTACAACTCCATGAACATGAACCCCCTCAACGCTGCCATGTCGGCCGGCTACCGCATGACCCAGCCCATGATGAACAGCGGCTACCACGGCAACCCGCCCTACATGAACCAGCCCGCCCAGTACCCCATGCAGATGCAGATGGGCATGATGGGCGGCCAGTACACCCAGCAGCCTATGCAGCCGAATCACCATGGCAACATGATGTACGCTGCCCCGTCTCACCACAGCTACGCCGGCGTTCCTAAACAGTCGCCTTACATGAGCAGATGA